In one Nocardia tengchongensis genomic region, the following are encoded:
- a CDS encoding 3-hydroxyacyl-ACP dehydratase FabZ family protein, whose translation MTASHPAPADVPAAGIGTPGFDRILEVSPGVRAEALLNVTGTLPFFDSHFPRRPILPGVLLTESMIALAVLAAGDPLLRLRAAEGLRFRRFVTPGDQVHITVEKVSADADPAESVWRATAKVDGKVVAAIKNLRLVRGPIAAADGDSAAAIVREAANGLVPEVKS comes from the coding sequence ATGACAGCGTCCCACCCCGCGCCCGCCGACGTCCCGGCGGCGGGCATCGGCACCCCCGGATTCGATCGAATCCTGGAGGTGAGCCCCGGCGTTCGCGCCGAGGCCCTGCTGAACGTGACCGGCACCCTGCCGTTCTTCGACAGCCACTTCCCGCGGCGCCCCATCCTGCCCGGAGTACTGCTGACCGAGAGCATGATCGCGCTGGCCGTCCTCGCGGCCGGTGATCCGCTGCTGCGGCTGCGCGCCGCCGAGGGACTGCGCTTCCGGCGCTTCGTGACCCCCGGCGACCAGGTGCACATCACCGTCGAAAAGGTCAGCGCCGACGCCGATCCGGCGGAATCGGTGTGGCGGGCCACCGCCAAGGTGGACGGGAAAGTCGTCGCCGCCATCAAGAACCTGCGCCTGGTGCGCGGGCCGATCGCCGCGGCGGACGGCGACAGCGCCGCGGCGATCGTGCGGGAGGCCGCCAACGGACTTGTCCCCGAGGTGAAATCGTGA
- a CDS encoding 3-oxoacyl-ACP synthase III family protein, with amino-acid sequence MSHPGPRHVSILSTGSYLPGDPIDNATLERLCGPMPAEVLDNIQVRQRHWIIDPATGRHTTGTSAMATTAARRALARADIDPAEVDLLVMSSASPEYQLPAVVTYVQERLGLAHCAAIEFRAACTGFVQGLDYARRLLADGTYKTAVVIGAESISPLLVPMYLGMDPELVRMRDRLVINSFGDGAGAVVLRAGEPGSADPDGEFRFATACLGGDRKPGMQIVGGGTHEPVFDQAKRKRLVEMKLDVNGTATFGPQVFVAGMKDMLARTGLTVAEIDACVLPEGNADYFTAEFDAAGVSPEDQAVLAKNIVENLTTVGATGSAAVPLALDEGWVEGRVRPGDQVLLLAVEASRYLYAGLSLRWEAPFAESAEEIDHVA; translated from the coding sequence ATGTCCCACCCCGGACCACGCCACGTGTCGATCCTGTCCACCGGCTCCTACCTGCCCGGCGACCCGATCGACAACGCCACCCTCGAGCGCCTGTGCGGCCCCATGCCCGCCGAGGTCCTCGACAACATCCAAGTGCGGCAACGGCACTGGATCATCGACCCGGCCACCGGCCGTCACACCACCGGTACCTCCGCCATGGCCACCACCGCCGCGCGGCGCGCCCTGGCCCGCGCGGACATCGATCCGGCCGAGGTGGACCTGCTGGTCATGTCCTCGGCCAGCCCCGAATATCAGCTGCCCGCCGTGGTCACCTACGTGCAAGAGCGCCTCGGCCTGGCGCACTGCGCGGCCATCGAATTCCGGGCCGCCTGCACCGGTTTCGTGCAGGGCCTGGACTACGCGCGCCGCCTGCTCGCCGACGGCACCTACAAGACCGCCGTGGTGATCGGCGCGGAATCGATCTCCCCGCTGCTGGTTCCGATGTACCTGGGCATGGATCCCGAACTGGTGCGCATGCGCGACCGGCTGGTCATCAACTCCTTCGGCGACGGGGCCGGGGCGGTCGTGCTGCGCGCCGGCGAACCCGGCAGCGCCGACCCCGACGGCGAATTCCGGTTCGCCACCGCCTGTCTGGGCGGTGACCGCAAGCCCGGCATGCAGATCGTCGGCGGCGGCACCCACGAGCCGGTGTTCGATCAGGCCAAGCGCAAGCGCCTGGTGGAGATGAAGCTCGACGTCAACGGGACCGCCACCTTCGGGCCGCAGGTGTTCGTGGCGGGCATGAAGGACATGCTGGCGCGCACCGGGCTCACCGTCGCCGAGATCGACGCCTGCGTGCTGCCCGAGGGCAACGCCGACTACTTCACCGCCGAATTCGACGCCGCCGGAGTCTCTCCCGAGGACCAAGCCGTGCTGGCCAAGAACATCGTCGAGAACCTCACCACCGTCGGCGCGACCGGGTCCGCGGCGGTGCCGCTGGCCCTCGACGAGGGCTGGGTCGAAGGCCGGGTCCGGCCCGGCGACCAGGTGCTGCTGCTGGCCGTGGAGGCCAGCCGCTACCTGTACGCGGGCCTGTCACTGCGGTGGGAAGCGCCGTTCGCCGAATCCGCCGAGGAGATCGACCATGTCGCCTGA
- a CDS encoding beta-ketoacyl-[acyl-carrier-protein] synthase family protein, which translates to MHENRRLAPHRRIVITSLGAITAHGAGAEELWQRVRGGEVAIRPLREFAVAGLPAAIGGEILGAPRPKYDYLAPLGLTDPEPAIDYALIAAEEAMAGAGLGVLEEGAAPRPDALPAHRWGVAFGSCNSGIHSAEKAVRRAVDAGRTVGADELGLGDDRHLLLVSPQFCAEALSSAFGLKGPVLSVNTACASSAHALAHAVEQIRAGRADAMLVGGSDALSEMAYYGFNSVESLSSRPARPYSRDRDGLSLGAGAGMMVLTSAEVAAAAGAPIIAEVLGYGMSADGYHATAPHPQGAGAARAIRAAIDSAGLTPADVPYINGHGTGTPKNDSAESNAVRAALGDAAQHVVLSSTKSMIGHLLGAAGAVEAIVTILGLRDQTVPPTAGFAETDPACGLDPAPNTGRALPMRVAASNNFAFAGANACVVYGRADAGTIAGKTYGEAGATVHADADIVGEADSTGAGGQARVGDVADEVVVTGIGALMGGAGDVEQLWAAWQSGTVPAESHNGLRLARVSSDPGGTIPAKQRRRMDRLGQLAVATSEQALTAAGLTADERVGVVLGTGVGPMSSISRFFEPTVTGGPLQGNPAIFPNTVFNAAAGQVAMVLGAKGPTSTLTSGHAAGAAALGTAFDLLRAGRADAVLCTGADELSPYALDAYRGAGPFTGRHGRDFRLAEGSVTLLLERADAVRERGATPLAVLAGYATTCDALGIARWDPRGHGVERAMREALAAAGVEPAELTAVWTAAAGLPAVDGPERRAVDRLGLSANCARHEPKRVLGDPVGAGAQLAAALAVTAWAYGGVQGPVLVNGSSLGGTHTSFVLRPPAAAPLAS; encoded by the coding sequence ATGCACGAAAACCGACGTCTCGCGCCGCACCGGCGCATCGTGATCACCTCGCTCGGCGCGATCACCGCGCACGGCGCCGGTGCGGAGGAACTGTGGCAGCGGGTGCGCGGCGGCGAGGTGGCGATCCGGCCGCTGCGCGAGTTCGCCGTCGCCGGACTGCCCGCGGCCATCGGCGGCGAGATCCTCGGCGCGCCACGCCCCAAATACGACTACCTCGCCCCGCTGGGCCTCACCGACCCCGAACCCGCCATCGACTACGCGCTCATCGCCGCCGAGGAAGCCATGGCGGGAGCGGGCCTGGGCGTGCTCGAGGAGGGCGCGGCGCCCCGCCCCGACGCCCTGCCCGCGCACCGGTGGGGGGTGGCGTTCGGCAGCTGCAACAGCGGCATTCACAGCGCCGAGAAGGCGGTGCGCCGCGCGGTCGACGCCGGGCGCACGGTCGGCGCCGACGAACTCGGTCTCGGCGACGACCGGCATCTGCTGCTGGTCTCCCCGCAGTTCTGCGCCGAGGCGCTGAGCTCCGCCTTCGGGCTGAAAGGCCCGGTGCTGTCGGTCAATACGGCGTGCGCGTCCAGCGCCCACGCCCTGGCCCACGCGGTCGAGCAGATCCGCGCCGGACGAGCCGACGCCATGCTGGTCGGCGGCAGCGACGCGCTCAGCGAGATGGCCTACTACGGCTTCAACAGCGTGGAATCGCTGTCCTCGCGACCGGCGCGGCCGTATTCCCGGGACCGCGACGGCCTGTCGCTCGGCGCGGGCGCGGGCATGATGGTGCTCACCTCCGCCGAGGTGGCCGCCGCCGCCGGCGCACCGATCATCGCCGAGGTGCTCGGCTACGGGATGTCCGCCGACGGCTACCACGCCACCGCCCCGCATCCGCAGGGCGCGGGCGCGGCCCGGGCCATCCGCGCCGCCATCGACAGCGCCGGACTCACCCCCGCGGACGTCCCCTACATCAACGGGCACGGCACCGGAACGCCGAAAAACGATTCGGCGGAAAGTAATGCGGTGCGCGCCGCCCTCGGCGACGCCGCGCAGCACGTGGTGCTCAGCAGCACGAAATCCATGATCGGGCATCTGCTCGGCGCGGCCGGGGCGGTCGAGGCCATCGTCACCATCCTCGGGCTGCGCGACCAGACGGTCCCGCCGACAGCCGGTTTCGCCGAAACCGACCCCGCCTGCGGACTGGATCCCGCGCCGAACACCGGGCGGGCGCTGCCCATGCGAGTCGCGGCCTCGAACAACTTCGCCTTCGCCGGAGCCAACGCCTGCGTCGTGTACGGGCGTGCCGATGCGGGCACCATCGCCGGAAAGACCTACGGCGAGGCCGGTGCGACCGTCCACGCCGACGCCGACATCGTCGGTGAGGCGGATTCGACCGGTGCGGGCGGCCAGGCCCGCGTGGGCGATGTCGCCGACGAGGTCGTCGTCACCGGGATCGGTGCGCTCATGGGCGGGGCCGGCGACGTCGAACAGCTGTGGGCTGCCTGGCAGAGCGGCACCGTACCTGCGGAGTCGCACAACGGATTACGGCTGGCGCGCGTCAGCAGTGACCCGGGCGGGACGATCCCGGCCAAGCAGCGGCGGCGCATGGATCGACTCGGACAGCTGGCCGTCGCGACCAGCGAGCAGGCGCTGACCGCCGCCGGGCTCACCGCCGACGAGCGTGTCGGCGTGGTGCTCGGCACCGGTGTCGGGCCGATGAGCAGCATCTCCCGGTTCTTCGAGCCGACCGTGACCGGCGGTCCGCTGCAAGGCAATCCGGCCATCTTCCCCAACACCGTATTCAACGCCGCCGCCGGGCAGGTCGCCATGGTGCTGGGCGCGAAGGGCCCGACCTCCACCCTCACCTCGGGTCACGCCGCGGGCGCGGCCGCCCTCGGCACCGCCTTCGACCTGCTGCGCGCCGGACGCGCGGACGCCGTGCTGTGCACCGGCGCGGACGAACTCTCGCCGTACGCGCTCGACGCCTACCGCGGCGCGGGACCCTTCACCGGCCGCCACGGCCGCGACTTCCGGCTCGCCGAGGGCAGCGTCACCCTGCTGCTGGAACGGGCCGACGCGGTACGGGAGCGCGGGGCCACCCCGCTCGCGGTGCTCGCCGGCTACGCCACCACCTGCGACGCGCTCGGCATCGCCCGCTGGGATCCGCGCGGCCACGGCGTCGAACGCGCCATGCGCGAGGCCCTCGCCGCGGCCGGAGTCGAGCCCGCCGAGCTGACCGCGGTCTGGACCGCGGCGGCCGGGCTGCCCGCGGTGGACGGCCCCGAACGGCGGGCCGTCGATCGGCTCGGGCTGAGCGCGAATTGCGCCCGGCACGAACCCAAACGGGTGCTCGGCGACCCCGTCGGCGCGGGCGCGCAGCTGGCCGCCGCACTGGCCGTCACCGCCTGGGCATACGGCGGCGTCCAGGGCCCGGTGCTGGTCAACGGCTCCTCGCTGGGCGGCACCCACACCAGTTTCGTGCTGCGGCCGCCCGCCGCCGCACCGCTCGCATCGTGA
- a CDS encoding beta-ketoacyl synthase has product MTGRRVVITGIGLVTALGEGARETWDALVAGRTGIGPLRAYDPAPLRTRLGAEIPDFDPGKYLSLRSMRTSTRGDQYGVAAATLALRDAGLERSDLGHRTGLYLGGNKDICQRDDSIADMEAIRGRDGEPDMRKLGELARSIVPPLAYVEGLQNGGTYHISSLFGLRGPNAFYAGAADSGATAIGRAMRAIRRGEADIAVAGGYDDATNWWAMAKLDGLGVLSPRNDLDTKAFRPFDREHSGSVIGDGAAILVLEDRERAVGRGAHIYAELAGYGMGNDCVRPPASDPEGRGLARAISAALSDAGATGTDCVFSHGCATALGDTSEVRALRSALGPETARAAVTSVKPQTGHLVGGAGALNAALAALALDSGVVPATANHETPAPECDLDIVTGAARHARPGVALALARGLEGQAVALALTQSN; this is encoded by the coding sequence GTGACCGGGCGGCGCGTGGTGATCACCGGCATCGGCCTGGTCACCGCGCTCGGCGAGGGCGCGCGGGAGACCTGGGACGCCCTGGTGGCGGGGCGCACCGGCATCGGCCCGCTGCGCGCCTACGACCCGGCGCCGCTACGCACCCGGCTCGGCGCGGAGATCCCCGACTTCGATCCGGGCAAGTACCTGTCGCTGCGGTCCATGCGCACCTCCACCCGCGGCGACCAGTACGGCGTCGCCGCGGCCACCCTGGCGCTGCGCGACGCGGGCCTCGAACGCAGCGACCTCGGCCACCGGACCGGCCTGTATCTCGGTGGGAACAAGGACATCTGCCAGCGCGACGACTCCATCGCCGACATGGAGGCCATCCGCGGGCGCGACGGCGAACCGGATATGCGCAAGCTCGGTGAACTGGCCCGGTCGATCGTGCCGCCGCTGGCGTACGTGGAGGGACTGCAGAACGGCGGGACCTACCACATCTCCTCGCTGTTCGGCCTGCGCGGACCCAACGCCTTCTACGCCGGCGCCGCCGATTCCGGGGCCACCGCGATCGGGCGGGCCATGCGCGCCATCCGCCGCGGCGAGGCCGATATCGCCGTGGCGGGCGGCTACGACGACGCCACCAACTGGTGGGCGATGGCGAAACTGGACGGGCTCGGCGTCCTGTCCCCGCGAAACGACCTGGACACCAAGGCCTTCCGGCCCTTCGACCGGGAGCACAGCGGATCGGTCATCGGCGACGGCGCGGCCATCCTCGTGCTGGAGGACCGGGAGCGGGCCGTGGGGCGCGGCGCGCACATCTACGCCGAACTCGCCGGATACGGGATGGGCAACGACTGCGTGCGCCCGCCCGCCTCCGATCCGGAGGGCCGCGGGCTGGCCCGCGCCATCTCCGCGGCGCTCTCCGATGCCGGTGCGACAGGGACGGATTGCGTGTTCTCCCACGGCTGCGCCACCGCGCTCGGCGACACCAGCGAGGTGCGGGCGCTGCGCAGCGCCCTCGGCCCGGAGACCGCGCGGGCCGCGGTGACCAGCGTCAAACCCCAGACCGGGCATCTGGTCGGCGGTGCGGGCGCGCTCAATGCCGCCCTGGCCGCGCTCGCCCTGGACTCCGGCGTGGTGCCCGCCACCGCCAATCACGAAACACCCGCCCCCGAGTGCGATCTGGACATCGTCACCGGCGCGGCGCGGCACGCACGACCGGGGGTCGCGCTGGCCCTGGCCCGGGGCCTGGAAGGCCAGGCCGTGGCGCTCGCCCTCACCCAATCGAACTGA
- a CDS encoding SDR family NAD(P)-dependent oxidoreductase: MSDQQDFAGKVALVTGASRGIGRAVALTLARRGAAVAVNYRSHKDEALEVVAEIEGRGGRAIAVGADVSDLAAAKDLVEQTRNQLGGLHILVNNAGITRDGLLHDMDPAEWWKVIQVNLGGAFNCTHAAAGHLMSQGEGAIVNVSSIMGEKGLTGQSNYSTSKGAMNALTLACAVEMARFGVRVNAVLGGVIPTDLIGDLLQRDNGRGRTHVPMRRYGDVQQVAEAVAFLASPAADYVTGELLRVDGGLAVQLSNGRLVSR; this comes from the coding sequence ATGTCGGACCAGCAGGATTTCGCCGGGAAGGTCGCGCTGGTCACCGGCGCGTCCCGCGGCATCGGCCGGGCGGTCGCGCTGACCCTGGCCCGCCGCGGCGCGGCGGTCGCGGTCAACTACCGATCGCACAAGGACGAAGCCCTCGAGGTGGTCGCGGAGATCGAAGGCCGCGGCGGCCGGGCGATCGCCGTCGGCGCGGACGTCTCCGACCTCGCGGCGGCCAAGGACCTGGTCGAGCAGACCCGGAACCAGTTGGGCGGCTTGCACATTCTGGTCAACAACGCGGGCATCACCCGCGACGGCCTGCTGCACGACATGGACCCGGCCGAGTGGTGGAAGGTCATCCAGGTCAACCTGGGCGGCGCCTTCAACTGCACGCACGCCGCGGCCGGGCACCTGATGTCCCAGGGCGAGGGCGCGATCGTGAACGTCTCGTCGATCATGGGCGAGAAGGGCCTGACCGGGCAGTCGAACTACTCCACCTCCAAGGGCGCGATGAACGCGCTGACGCTGGCCTGCGCGGTGGAGATGGCCCGGTTCGGGGTGCGGGTCAACGCCGTCCTGGGCGGCGTCATCCCCACCGATCTCATCGGCGACCTGCTGCAACGCGACAACGGGCGGGGCCGCACCCACGTCCCGATGCGGCGCTACGGCGACGTGCAGCAGGTCGCGGAGGCGGTGGCGTTCCTGGCGAGCCCCGCCGCCGACTACGTCACCGGAGAGCTGCTGCGGGTGGACGGCGGCCTCGCGGTGCAGCTCAGCAACGGCCGCCTGGTCTCCCGCTGA
- a CDS encoding FAD-dependent monooxygenase, whose amino-acid sequence MTQRPLTVLISGGGIGGLAAALALRQRGIRVRVFERATELRDGGAGLHIWTNGTIALERLGVLREVLDTAPVQQVTHFGTWRGQLFGAWPVGEFVEKYGCPTIAVERSVLHRVLSAAVSAFPDDTEIRTGAAVVGFEQDETGVTVELSDGDRVRGDVLIGADGINGTIRNGLLGMQRPRYTGYIAWRGKAELRHPKIPPGTFYALFGNGTRFTFYDVAPGVVHWMSVANGAPGGQDDGDPRAMLAQRHHGWMSPIDEILAATPPEAIIRGDVLDRAPDKRWGTGRATLLGDAAHPITFNIGQGACQALEDALVLAEELDATDPVTALRRYEKQRRARTAGLQKVAWRIGRLGALENPLLIRLRELGMRAVWPWLVFRIAERDQIAYATRWRTPEPTRPLQKDGV is encoded by the coding sequence GTGACCCAGCGGCCGCTCACGGTGCTCATCTCCGGCGGCGGGATCGGCGGCCTGGCCGCGGCGCTCGCCCTGCGGCAGCGCGGCATCCGGGTGCGTGTCTTCGAACGCGCCACCGAACTGCGCGATGGCGGTGCGGGACTGCACATCTGGACCAACGGCACCATCGCGTTGGAACGACTCGGCGTCTTGCGCGAAGTCCTGGATACCGCCCCGGTGCAGCAGGTCACCCACTTCGGGACCTGGCGCGGACAGCTTTTCGGCGCGTGGCCGGTCGGCGAATTCGTCGAGAAGTACGGCTGTCCGACCATCGCCGTCGAACGATCGGTGCTGCACCGTGTGCTCAGCGCGGCGGTGTCGGCGTTCCCCGACGACACCGAGATCCGCACGGGCGCAGCGGTTGTCGGCTTCGAACAGGACGAGACCGGGGTCACCGTCGAACTGTCGGACGGCGACCGGGTGCGCGGCGACGTCCTGATCGGCGCGGACGGCATCAACGGCACCATCCGCAACGGGCTGCTGGGCATGCAGCGTCCGCGCTACACCGGCTACATCGCCTGGCGCGGCAAAGCCGAACTGCGGCACCCGAAGATCCCGCCGGGCACCTTCTACGCACTGTTCGGCAACGGCACCCGATTCACCTTCTACGACGTCGCCCCCGGCGTCGTGCACTGGATGAGCGTGGCCAACGGCGCGCCCGGCGGCCAGGACGACGGCGACCCCAGAGCGATGCTGGCGCAACGGCATCACGGCTGGATGTCGCCGATCGACGAAATCCTGGCCGCCACCCCGCCGGAGGCCATCATCCGGGGCGACGTGCTCGACCGGGCGCCCGACAAACGCTGGGGCACCGGCCGGGCCACGCTGCTCGGCGACGCCGCCCACCCCATCACCTTCAATATCGGCCAGGGCGCCTGCCAGGCCCTCGAAGACGCCCTCGTACTGGCCGAGGAGTTGGACGCCACCGATCCGGTGACGGCCCTGCGCCGCTACGAGAAACAGCGCCGCGCCCGCACCGCCGGCCTCCAGAAGGTCGCGTGGCGGATCGGCCGCCTCGGGGCGCTGGAGAACCCGCTGCTCATCCGGCTGCGCGAACTCGGCATGCGGGCGGTGTGGCCGTGGCTCGTCTTCCGCATCGCCGAACGCGACCAGATCGCCTACGCCACCCGCTGGCGCACCCCCGAACCGACCAGACCACTGCAGAAAGACGGTGTTTGA
- a CDS encoding ester cyclase, translating into MSPEQVHTPEDNARIIRRVFDEFVNQGDFSVVDEIYSPDMVDHQPLPGAPDGIPGVKYTIAGLREGFPDLHVTIEALSAHADHVVIHNTWRGTFTGEFLGMDPTGEAIEFKGVVVWRLADGLIAERWGIGVESAMLEALGLGWLMSGALGRKGRRRKGGGMDLAELAATVATLTEADRP; encoded by the coding sequence ATGTCGCCTGAGCAGGTGCACACCCCCGAGGACAACGCCCGCATCATCCGGCGCGTCTTCGACGAGTTCGTCAACCAGGGCGACTTCTCGGTGGTCGACGAGATCTACTCCCCCGACATGGTCGACCACCAGCCGCTGCCCGGCGCGCCCGACGGCATCCCCGGCGTCAAATACACCATCGCCGGTCTGCGCGAAGGCTTCCCGGACCTGCACGTCACCATCGAGGCGCTCAGCGCGCACGCCGACCACGTGGTCATCCACAACACCTGGCGCGGCACCTTCACCGGCGAGTTCCTGGGCATGGACCCCACCGGGGAGGCCATCGAATTCAAGGGTGTCGTGGTGTGGCGGCTGGCGGACGGCCTGATCGCCGAACGCTGGGGCATCGGCGTCGAATCCGCCATGCTCGAGGCGCTGGGCCTGGGCTGGCTGATGTCGGGCGCGCTGGGCCGCAAGGGCCGCCGCCGCAAGGGCGGCGGCATGGATCTCGCGGAGCTGGCCGCCACCGTGGCCACCCTCACCGAAGCGGACCGGCCGTGA
- a CDS encoding beta-ketoacyl synthase — protein sequence MSTPAHTDAAGRRRVAVTGVGAVTPLGVDAPATWEGLVAGRNAIGALTTFDCTTFPVRIAGLVPDSFDPATAIPAGADQRWVSRPGLFGLAAVGEALRSAGLDPLTETPYSPADRGVAMGASVGRPDLTMVLKVSELRARTGQPDAFVRPAPSATLTGNQNLALNAMVRMIGATGPMVGIHTACAGSGHALGEAFRLIQEGDARMMVAGGYDSLTTWADILGFGLLGAMTDRYNDNPAAASRPFDADRSGFVIGEGAVAFVLEDLESALDRGAPILGELLGYGSTMNAWRITDSPPDGAGAIEAMESALSESGLGTGDIDYIAAHGTSTPGNDVSETRAIKKVFGDDAYRLVVSSPKSMAGHLTAGAAALNLLAALGAIRDSVVPPTLNLDTPDRALDLDYVPTVRARCRCARP from the coding sequence ATGAGCACCCCGGCGCACACCGACGCGGCCGGACGCCGGCGGGTCGCGGTGACCGGCGTCGGCGCGGTCACCCCGCTCGGCGTGGACGCGCCCGCCACCTGGGAAGGACTGGTCGCGGGCCGCAACGCCATCGGCGCGCTGACCACCTTCGACTGCACCACCTTCCCGGTCCGGATCGCCGGGCTGGTCCCGGACTCCTTCGATCCGGCCACCGCCATCCCGGCCGGCGCCGACCAGCGCTGGGTGTCGCGGCCCGGACTGTTCGGGCTCGCGGCGGTCGGCGAGGCCCTGCGGTCGGCGGGTCTCGACCCGCTGACCGAGACGCCCTATTCGCCCGCGGACCGTGGCGTCGCCATGGGCGCGAGCGTGGGCCGCCCGGACCTGACCATGGTGCTGAAGGTCTCCGAATTGCGCGCTCGGACCGGGCAACCCGACGCCTTCGTGCGGCCCGCGCCGTCGGCGACCCTGACCGGCAACCAGAACCTGGCCCTCAACGCCATGGTCCGGATGATCGGCGCCACCGGTCCGATGGTGGGCATCCACACCGCCTGCGCCGGATCCGGGCACGCCCTGGGCGAGGCCTTCCGGCTGATCCAGGAGGGCGACGCCCGCATGATGGTGGCCGGCGGCTACGACTCGCTCACCACCTGGGCCGACATCCTCGGATTCGGGCTGCTGGGCGCGATGACCGACCGCTACAACGACAATCCCGCCGCGGCGTCGCGGCCCTTCGACGCCGACCGCAGCGGGTTCGTGATCGGCGAGGGCGCGGTGGCTTTCGTGCTCGAGGACCTCGAATCGGCGTTGGACCGCGGCGCGCCCATCCTGGGGGAGCTGCTCGGCTACGGGTCCACCATGAACGCCTGGCGGATCACCGACTCCCCGCCCGACGGGGCCGGCGCGATCGAGGCCATGGAATCGGCGCTGTCCGAATCCGGTTTGGGCACCGGCGATATCGACTACATCGCCGCGCACGGGACCAGCACGCCCGGCAACGACGTCTCCGAGACCCGGGCCATCAAGAAGGTGTTCGGCGACGACGCCTACCGGCTGGTGGTGTCCTCGCCCAAATCCATGGCCGGGCACCTCACCGCCGGCGCCGCGGCGCTCAATCTGCTGGCGGCGCTGGGCGCGATCCGGGATTCGGTGGTGCCGCCCACCCTCAATCTCGACACCCCGGATCGGGCCCTCGATCTCGACTACGTCCCCACCGTGCGCGCCCGATGCCGGTGCGCGCGGCCATGA
- the ubiG gene encoding bifunctional 2-polyprenyl-6-hydroxyphenol methylase/3-demethylubiquinol 3-O-methyltransferase UbiG, translating into MKQSQTEADFFGDFAESWWDDDSAMKGLTSFQRPRFEYFDKFVQDWAGKKVLDVGCGGGFTTEYLAGRGAEVSGMDPSDRLVAAARAHAEATGKAIEYSVGRAEALPYPDHTFDVVTCVDVLEHVDDPALAVREIARVLKPGGIFCYDTINRTLLARIVMIWIPEYLTGMVARGTHHHHQFIKPAELARHLDAAGLTPLAKQRGLTILGKKRDGNLIMFTTADLSSTYIGAAVRS; encoded by the coding sequence ATGAAGCAATCCCAGACCGAGGCCGACTTCTTCGGCGACTTCGCCGAATCCTGGTGGGACGACGACTCCGCCATGAAGGGGCTCACCTCGTTCCAGCGCCCGCGCTTCGAATACTTCGACAAGTTCGTGCAGGACTGGGCCGGCAAGAAGGTGCTCGACGTCGGCTGCGGCGGCGGGTTCACCACCGAATACCTGGCCGGCCGCGGCGCCGAGGTGAGCGGCATGGACCCCTCCGACCGCCTGGTCGCCGCCGCCCGCGCGCACGCCGAGGCCACCGGCAAGGCCATCGAATACTCCGTCGGCCGCGCCGAGGCGCTGCCCTACCCCGACCACACCTTCGACGTGGTCACCTGCGTGGACGTGCTCGAGCACGTCGACGACCCGGCACTGGCGGTGCGGGAGATCGCGCGCGTGCTGAAGCCGGGCGGAATCTTCTGCTACGACACCATCAATCGCACGCTGCTGGCCCGCATCGTGATGATCTGGATCCCCGAATACCTCACCGGCATGGTGGCTCGCGGCACCCACCATCACCACCAGTTCATCAAGCCCGCCGAGCTGGCCCGCCACCTCGACGCCGCGGGCCTGACCCCGCTGGCCAAGCAGCGCGGACTGACCATCCTGGGCAAGAAGCGCGACGGCAACCTGATCATGTTCACCACCGCGGACCTGTCCTCCACCTATATCGGGGCGGCGGTGCGCTCGTGA
- a CDS encoding acyl carrier protein, with amino-acid sequence MPETTTDFAPAVIDAIADALGIDQSEVTLDATLIDELGAESIDLLDILFRIHRDTGVKIAVADVQELLQGGIPDDEFGDENEIVSEIGLAHLEKVLPQFDRSKLNGPLRGEQVLGLVTVRNLVDLVAQRSAAPDNTEEAAAAEAEEVA; translated from the coding sequence ATGCCCGAAACCACCACCGACTTCGCCCCCGCCGTCATCGACGCGATCGCGGACGCCCTCGGCATCGACCAGTCCGAGGTCACCCTCGACGCCACTCTGATCGACGAGCTCGGCGCGGAATCCATCGACCTGCTCGACATCCTGTTCCGCATCCACCGCGACACCGGCGTGAAGATCGCCGTCGCCGACGTCCAGGAACTGCTGCAGGGCGGCATCCCCGACGACGAGTTCGGCGACGAGAACGAGATCGTCTCCGAGATCGGCCTCGCCCACCTGGAGAAGGTGTTGCCGCAGTTCGACCGCAGCAAGCTCAACGGCCCGCTGCGCGGCGAGCAGGTGCTCGGCCTGGTTACCGTGCGCAACCTGGTCGACCTGGTCGCCCAGCGCTCGGCCGCGCCGGACAACACCGAAGAGGCCGCGGCGGCCGAGGCCGAAGAGGTCGCCTGA